One region of Streptomyces davaonensis JCM 4913 genomic DNA includes:
- a CDS encoding helix-turn-helix transcriptional regulator, with the protein MIVDRPKETPPRPDVSAVAALDEPTRRRLYDHVVRRTSPVSRDEAAEALGLARKTAAFHLDRLAEEELLDVVYERRSGRTGPGAGRPAKLYRRSAREVAVSLPERHYELAGRLLAQALEESEATGEPVRTVLHRKAHELGTQIAGADRTDLFTVLDEHGFEPRPEDDAIVLGNCPFHALARSHTETVCGMNLHLLTGVLEGLDEGTLQARLAPSPGRCCVRLEPAA; encoded by the coding sequence GTGATCGTGGACCGCCCGAAGGAAACACCACCCCGTCCCGACGTCTCCGCCGTCGCCGCACTCGACGAGCCGACCCGCAGGAGGCTCTACGACCACGTCGTACGCCGGACGAGCCCGGTCAGCCGCGACGAAGCCGCGGAGGCCCTCGGCCTCGCCCGGAAGACCGCGGCCTTCCACCTCGACCGCCTGGCCGAGGAAGAACTGCTGGACGTCGTCTACGAGCGGCGCAGCGGGCGCACCGGCCCCGGCGCGGGCCGACCCGCCAAGCTCTACCGGCGCTCCGCCCGGGAGGTCGCCGTCAGCCTCCCGGAACGCCACTACGAGCTGGCCGGACGGCTGCTCGCCCAGGCGCTGGAGGAATCGGAGGCCACCGGCGAACCGGTCCGTACGGTCCTGCACCGAAAGGCCCACGAGCTCGGCACACAGATCGCCGGAGCGGACCGGACGGACCTGTTCACGGTGCTCGACGAACACGGCTTCGAGCCCCGCCCCGAAGATGACGCCATCGTCCTGGGCAACTGCCCCTTCCACGCGCTCGCCCGCTCGCACACCGAGACGGTGTGCGGCATGAACCTCCACTTGCTGACCGGCGTGCTGGAAGGGCTCGACGAAGGCACCCTCCAGGCACGTCTCGCCCCGAGCCCCGGCCGCTGCTGCGTCCGCCTGGAACCGGCTGCCTGA
- a CDS encoding DoxX family membrane protein produces the protein MSSATTTPATTGHGRGALADPGYQAFLILRVGFTVAPILFGLDKFANLLVDWPGYLAPWINDVVPGSAQQAMYAVGVIEIVAGLVVAVAPRFGGWLVAGWLAGIIVNLLTIPDYYDIALRDFGLLLGAVALARLAQRYQGKGSSS, from the coding sequence ATGTCGTCCGCAACCACCACCCCAGCCACCACCGGCCACGGGCGAGGCGCGCTCGCCGATCCCGGCTACCAGGCGTTTCTCATCCTGCGCGTGGGATTCACCGTGGCGCCGATCCTGTTCGGTCTCGACAAGTTCGCCAACCTCCTCGTCGACTGGCCCGGCTACCTCGCGCCCTGGATCAACGACGTGGTCCCCGGCAGCGCCCAGCAGGCCATGTACGCCGTCGGCGTGATCGAGATCGTCGCGGGCCTCGTCGTAGCCGTCGCCCCGCGCTTCGGGGGCTGGCTGGTCGCCGGCTGGCTGGCCGGCATCATCGTCAACCTGCTGACCATCCCCGACTACTACGACATCGCGCTGCGCGACTTCGGTCTCCTGCTCGGCGCGGTCGCCCTGGCCCGGCTCGCCCAGCGCTACCAGGGCAAGGGGTCGTCCAGCTGA